One Lasioglossum baleicum chromosome 6, iyLasBale1, whole genome shotgun sequence genomic window carries:
- the LOC143209641 gene encoding uncharacterized protein LOC143209641, whose translation MIRRLGWYRVTCRGQCCVSVACTVLETRSVAHQESFSGWSCYYSIKYRGQRRAWKGRARGRREDDNLGDEKKRRRRRKRPSSELGPSESVARAPVNFCGFFLQLHLPVSIANVTHDVVLLRTSCVEHEDGPCIRIVRSRAFTHAGSKAVYVPQQQQQNGGGRGSEKESEESKKKRKRPSGGVVGRGVTGGGRKKKNDEEGGRSEGGAEKRNCGDCEREYTRDEEPDVHSVSSSSVLSKSMNLPIMRNQPPRADPPPPLSLSPLLPS comes from the coding sequence atGATCCGTCGTTTAGGCTGGTACCGTGTAACCTGTCGTGGCCAGTGCTGCGTGTCGGTGGCTTGCACCGTGCTGGAAACGAGGTCCGTGGCGCATCAAGAATCTTTTTCCGGCTGGTCCTGTTATTATTCCATCAAATACCGGGGGCAACGAAGGGCGTGGAAGGGACGGGCTAGAGGAAGAAGAGAAGACGACAACCTGGGGGACGAAAAGAAACGAAGAAGGAGGAGAAAGAGGCCCTCCTCCGAGCTGGGCCCTTCGGAGAGCGTGGCCAGGGCCCCAGTGAATTTTTGCGGCTTTTTTTTACAGTTACACCTGCCGGTCTCGATCGCAAACGTCACGCACGACGTCGTATTGCTTCGTACTTCATGCGTGGAACATGAGGACGGGCCTTGTATACGAATCGTGCGCTCGCGCGCGTTCACGCACGCGGGAAGCAAGGCGGTGTACGTaccgcaacagcaacagcagaaCGGCGGCGGCCGCGGGAGTGAAAAAGAGTCGGAAGAAAgcaaaaagaagagaaaaagacCAAGCGGAGGGGTGGTCGGGAGGGGTGTCACGGGGGGGGggaggaaaaagaaaaacgatGAAGAGGGCGGCCGGAGCGAAGGGGGAGCCGAAAAGAGAAACTGCGGCGACTGCGAAAGGGAATATACTCGTGACGAAGAACCAGACGTGCACTCGGTCTCTTCAAGTTCTGTTCTTTCAAAGTCAATGAACTTGCCGATTATGCGAAATCAGCCGCCCAGAGCGGACCCTCcacctcctctttctctctcaccccTCCTTCCCTCCTGA